GGAGGCCTCCTGCGCCTCCAGCGGTGGCAGGACCTGCCCAGGAGGTGGGTGCTGGCAAGGGCAGCAGCCAGGCTCCCTGTCGGCCTCGAGTTCCCCGTCTTCGCGGTCGAAGCGGGGGTCGTTGTTGCTGGTGGGCAGCCGCAAGCCTGGTGCGGCGGCGGCGAAGGAAAGAGTTAGACTAGCAGCGCCCGCGGCCCGACACCCCAACCCCGCCGGTCCGCGCCTCCTCCCTGCGCACCGCGGTGGCAGTAGTCATTGAGGTAGAGGTCGCTGTCCTCTGCCAGGCGTTGCCACAGCACCAGGTAGTAGGTGATGTTTCCGTTGCGCTGGGTCGGTGGCTTCCAGCGCACCAGCAGGTGGGAGGAGGAGTTGGACGTGGAGATGACGTCCTGGGGCACTGTGGGTGCTGGGGGTGTGAGTAGGGTACAACTGAGGGGCTGCAGATCCCCCTTTCAAATACTGTCTGGTTAAGGGCCCCTCTCTCTGAGGTCCGGCCTCCCAGCCTCTATAGGCCCGATGTTCAGTGACCCAGCTTCTCTATTTCTGGTGCTTGGGTTGCCCCATTCTCACTAGGACCCAGGCATTTAGCTCCCAACCCCCTTCAAAGGCTTCAGCCTACCTGCAGGTAAGGTTCGGAGGTAGATGATGGGGCTTTGGGCTCCTTGGTGCGGGCTGTCCTCTGCAGTGGTCAGCGTGATGGCCCGCACAAACACTGCGTACTGTGTCCAGGGCTTGAGCGGGGTTAGGGTCACACCTGGCTCCTGGGTGCGGCTTAGGGGCAGTTCCACATCCAGTAGGTTCCAGCTCTGGGCCCCACAGGCATCTGGACCTACATGCTCTGTGGCATTCTGGAATGGGCTGAACACCCCATCCCTAGAGATGAGGGGCAGCTCAGCCCCAACCCCAGTTTCTAGCATCCCCCTCCTCTCTGAATCACTCCAAGACTGTCATTGTCATGCTTCTTCCAGTATGAGGGCATTCAGAAGCAGGTGTGGGTCTGCCCTTTGGGGCAGGTGCCTTGTGGGCATGACACACTCACTGAGTGGGTCTGCTCAGAGCTGGAATTGAGCCAGGATCCCCAGTATATCTCTAAGGAAGCACAGCCATAGCCACACTGCAAGGCAGATGCTAGGGGAGTTTCCTGAAAGACCTCGAAGATTCTCTGCcctttgagtccaaaggcagctGTGTATAGTCCTGCAGAATGTGAGCTCTACAACCGGTGGGTAGGGGTGGGAGGCCGGGGCTTTACATTGCAGTCCATGTTAGCACTCCTTAACGTGTGGTCCATGGCCCAGAAGATTCAGCATTACCTGAATGCTGAAGCTTGTTAGACATGCAGATTTATGGTCCCTGTCCAGGACTAACGGAATCAGAATCTGTGGGAgcggggcccaggaatctgtatttaacAAACTCTCCAGCTCCTCGTGCTAGAGTCCTTCATCTTCCACTGAGGCCTAGGAGAGTCTTGGCCCTGTGAGCAGGCCTCCCACCATTAgtatttctcccttcctcccaggccaggccctgtgctagtgGGCAACTAAGATCTCTCCATTTAAATTCACAGGAAATGATTCCAAACCAGGTGGCTCCCATCTTCTATCTACCACAGAGGGCTAGTACTCCTCACTCCTGCCCTCCCAGCTTGCCTTCCCAAATCCATCTCTCTTCTCTAAGGAATTCTATTTTTGATCCCTAGCCATGCTTTTGGAGAAGTTCTTCCTGTGGTCTAACCACTATCCATCCTGCTATGGTCAGTACATTCTCTCCAAAGAAAAGAGCAGCTGGTCCTTGGTTgtccctgctccctcccttcctcaggcTTTAATGAAATGCTGGCAAAGATATGCATAAAACTGGCCAAATTAGTGGGTACTTCCCAAACCGCTGCTGGGGCAGGAGCATGTGGTCAGTACGAAACATTAGTATAGTGAATTGAAGTTTAATTATCCAGGCCTTCCCAGCAGGGCGCCTCTCCTGGGCTTTCAGAAATCCTGATTGTCCTCTCCTCATCACTGGTTAAGGTGAAACTGAGGCACGAAGGGATGAAGAAGGTGAGAGGAGAGAGCCAGACGTGGGCCCTACGAGGGAGTGCGACTCTGGGGTCCTGGCTTGCTGGCTCTCCACAGCCCCCCGGGGCTCTGCCCTCACCTGCCTGCGGTCGTGAACAAATTGACCTGGTCGGGCTCTGACCCCGGCCCGCTCTGGCCCCGCCCCCGCTCTGGCCCCACCCGctctggccccgcccccgccactcACGACTCCTTGTAGTACACGATGAAGCTGAGTAGGTCGCGAGCCTCCAGAGGCTCGAAGCGCTCCCAGCGCAGCAAGATACGGTCGGCCTCCGTCACGTTGGACACGAAGCGCAGGGTGCGAGTCTGGCCTGCTCGGGGTGAAGGGCGAACACTTGCTCTTGACCGTGTTGAGAGCACCTGCTTGAGCCGCCTACTCCCAACCCCCCACCCTGACGCCGCAGCATCCCACCCCCAACGTGGCCTCTGAAGAGAACTTATCACATTGACCCCTTCAAGCGTCCCCTTCCACCCGGGAGCGTGTCTGGTGTATTTCAGCGTGTGTGAAGGTCAGCGTGTGCGCGCGTCTGGGTGTTCCTTGGGGTCACATCTCTCACTGCCAGGGTGCCAGGGGTTGGGGTATTGGGCCTCACAGGCAGCTCGGTCTCCGTTGGTGCGGGGGTTGATCTCTGCCTTGTTTTGCCGTCCCTTCGTGCCAGTCACCTCCTCCAAGCGGTAgatgtgttccaggcagaggcgTGGGTTGAAGGCGAAGTATATCTTGCCCACGGGAATGGTGAGCCCTGCAGCCACCCAGGAGCCCAGCTGCTGCAGGTTCTGGTTGTCCAGCACATACAGAGTGTAGTTCCTGGGGGAGGCCAGGGAACCTTGCTCTGCACGGCCGGTGGGGGCAAGGGGTGAGGAAGGGGGTGTCTTACGGGTTCTTCCCGAAGGGGCTGCACTGGGGGCACAGGGAAGGAGCGGCACACAGCAGCCCACCCACACCAGTACATGTGGGGCATTTGTACACACCCACTCGGTGCCACTGACCAGAAATGTGAGGTCCGGCAAGTCACCCACACTCTGTGTtttcctcatcagtgaaatgGGGTCAACCGTttttctgcctccctccttccctcatctCGCATtaactgagcacctgctatgtgccaggttctgtcCTGGCTttggggacacagggaggagtGGGACTCAGCCTGGGGCTATGCCTCTCCAGCTGGAGCGGGGGCACCCGTGGGGGTACATGAGAAACCACTTGGCTGGAtggtaatttaaaacattattttgaaaaatcctgGCTACATTAAGGGTAGGCCTTGACTGGTAAAGGTAGGAATGggtttcaaacccaggcagtcttgcTCTGCAGCTAAGAGGATCAGATGATAACAATTATAGCCAATACATATCGAGTTATATGTAACTATAATTTTATGTAGTAATATATACTTTGTTTCAGGgtctgttttaagtgctttatacaTAACAACTTAAGTAATATTCACAACAGCCCTAAGAAATAAGTAGTTATattaaccccatttcacagatgagaaagttgaggaccagagaagttaagtaacctacccagagtcacacagctagtaagtagcagagctgttTCCCATACTCTTCACCACAATTTTGGGAGTGTTGgggaggagatgagagagagggaACTATTTCTGACCCCTTACCCATCCACCATGGTGTCCCCCCGGATTAGTTTGAGGTTCTTGAAAAAGCCTAGGGACACGAGGGCAAAGGAGTGCTTGATTTTGAGGAAGCCAGTGATGGTCTCTACCAGTCCCAGGCTGTGCTGCAGCTCCAGCTCCAGGTTATCTGGGAATGGGGAAGACAGGGGTGGAGCAGGGGCAAGGAAAGTGATGGTTCCATTGGGAGGGGGGAGCTGAACGGGGGCCAAGGGAAGGGGGCCCTCAGGGCTGGGACCCAGGATGGTGGAAAGTGGTGCTTTAGCTGGATCATTGTAAGGGGTGTGGCCAGGAGGAAGGGTGTGGCCAGGGGGAGAGGTATGGCCCTGAGGAAGGCACTAACAGCCTTGACGAAGATTGAGGATGAGGCTCCCTTCCACGTGGGTGCAGCCCACCAGATCCTGTGCTGCCTGAACAGAGTCGATGGTCTTGGTGCCCACTTTGCACTCTTTGGGGCATAGCCCCTCGCATTTGTGGCAGAATATGCTAGTAGGGGCAAGCAGAGGACGTGGCATGAGCCCTGGACCAGTGTGGGCCTCCTCACTGCTCCAAGGGTGCCCCCCACCCACCCGACACTCACCTGCTGTCATTACGGGTGAAGCCTGGAGGGCATTGGGCCAGGCAACTACCCTGGTGGATGCCGAAGGTGGAGGCGCGGCCAGGCACAGAGCGCAGGCTGGCACAGTGCTCGGCCGTGACGCAGCGCCAGGACTCATGCTGGTAGGTGCCTGGAGGGCACGCCCTGTGGCAGGCACCCTGGAAGTAGAGGTGGCGGCAGGCGACACAGGCATGGGGGTCTTCTGGCCGGCTGCAGCCTCCCAGGCATTCAGTGTGGCAGCACTCACCCCTAACTGTGCAGGCCAGCCCACGGGGACAGGGGCACACTGCGGGCAGAGTGCTGCATTAGACCTTACCCACGCCTCCTTGGTcctggccccagcccctcctcctgggcTAACACTCTTAGTCTGCACCCAAATCCCTCCAGCTCAGATGACACTGGTTGCCCGCTCTGCTTTCCGCAGACAGGAGCTCTTGAAGATAGGGGCCGTGGCCCCTCTCTGTGACTCCTCACCTCCCACAGTGCCTAGTCAGGGGTGTCAGAACTCAGGACCAAGCAGTGACCTTGTCTATAAGGGCTGCTGCTCCCCAGCCTGCTGTCCTGTCTAGGCCTAGTGCCCAGATCATTGCTGGGCATGGGGCCAAGGTGAACAAGTCAGCTTCTCCTGAGGAGTGAGGCCCAGGGCAAGGTGGGCCTGGGAGTGTGTAGAAGGAAGGACCATCCCCGGTCATTTGACCCATGCCCCTCCCCATACTTCCTCCCTCTTCAGCGCTCTGCCCTGGGTGGGAGGTGGCCCCAAGCAGATGTGGATGGGTTTGGGGCTGGGTGCCAATGGCCTGGCTACTCTGCACAGCGGCAGCTGGATGTCTGTGGGAGCGATGCGTGTGGCAAGGGTCAGCCAGGGCGTGTTGACACTATACACGAGAAGGACATGCAGCAGCTGTGTTTACAGCCAACAGGGAGATATTGGGGAGGTGGGGCCCAGTGGATACAGCAGGGATCTGGTTACTCTTCTGCCCTCATGCTGAGGCATTGGGGTGAGGGGAGCTGACCTCCAGGAGCTGTGTGGAAAGAGCCCCAGCTTGGGGACCCCAGATCTGCTCCCAGTCTCTGAAGGTCTTCTTTCCCTCCCCTATAACTTTCACTTCCTCCTCCAACCATCCCCTCCTTATTCCACTCCTCCTTTTCTCCactctttccttctgtttccccTCTATGCACCTTACCTCCTAAAGAAGATCCCACTTCACATAATTTGTCCTCACCTGCCCTGTCATTCATCTGTcacctcctcctttctccttccaccCAGCTCCCAACCTTCCCATTTCGATACTGCCGGCCTGTGCTGTGGCCATTTTTATCAGAAGCATAGAACTGCTAACATGGCCCAGGCACTGCTCTAATGTTTTACAGAATAGCTCAttcttcatcacaatgctctgatcgttttacagatgaggaaactgaggcacagataagCTAAATAAACATAGCTGGTAAGTagtagagctgagattcaaacacaGGCCAGTCAGCTTCACTCTTGTCCACTGCCCCATACTGCTTCTTGTGCAGCTGCCTTGTACCCATTCATGCCACCCTTCCAACTTATTTACTGTCTCTCCATAACTACCTGATGCTGTCTTGTGCCCACCCCTTGACTGCCTTATGCTACATCAGttgtttaacttttctgagcctcagtttcctcatctgcaaaactggAATAGCAACAGCACCTCCCTCATAGGATGAGTGAGGATTAAAATAAATAGTGTCAGCAAAGTACTTACCCATACCATCTTACGGCCAGCCAGCCCCATTTGACCCTGCCCCCTCTGTGCCCCCTAGTCGTGTTCTGTGCCAGTGCCCACCTCTCTGGCAGTGGCTGGAGGTCCAGCACCTGTAGTCGGTGTGCCCGCTGAAGGTGGTCCTGGCACAGGGCTCGCCAGTGGCGCCCAGCACGCCGGGGCACACGTCGGCACACTCCTCGCCCAGCTTGTTGCCCACAATGTGGTTGGCGCCAGGTGAAGGCTGCAGCAGGCCCCAGTCAATGGTGGAGAGGTGGCAGAGCTCCTGGTTCTTCTCCACGCGCACGGCCCCACTCAGCACGGCCCCCAGCGCTGGCAGCCCCACGTCCCGCAGGTGCGGCATCTCGAAGATGACCAGCGCGTAGCCCAGGAAGAGGCGGGCACCGCGGATGACCGCTAGGTTGGGGAAGAGGTCACGCAGGCTCTCCAGGCCATAGACACGGAAGAGCAGCAGGTAGTCGGTGACCTGAGTGAGGCGTGGGAAGCTGAGGCCACGGAAGTCCTCGCCGGTGGCTGTGAACATGAGCAGGATCTGCAGGTGGCCCTCCACCACGCTGCAGTTTTCCAGCCGACGCAGCTCTGCCACCTCTGAGCGGATGTCCAGGCTGGGGCACACTGTGGGTTCAAGTGCAGGTAGCCCTCAGTACCATTTGGGCCAAGCACCCCTTGCGTGacctcctccctgggcctcagaggCCTCATTGGCAGCTTGGAGGACCCCCACCAGATGAGCCAACATGGACAAAAGTGAGCTGCTGACCTTCCCTCCCAAACTCACGTC
Above is a window of Balaenoptera acutorostrata chromosome 1, mBalAcu1.1, whole genome shotgun sequence DNA encoding:
- the INSRR gene encoding insulin receptor-related protein isoform X1, which gives rise to MAVPSLWPWVACLLVILLSLGFSLDTREVCPSLDIRSEVAELRRLENCSVVEGHLQILLMFTATGEDFRGLSFPRLTQVTDYLLLFRVYGLESLRDLFPNLAVIRGARLFLGYALVIFEMPHLRDVGLPALGAVLSGAVRVEKNQELCHLSTIDWGLLQPSPGANHIVGNKLGEECADVCPGVLGATGEPCARTTFSGHTDYRCWTSSHCQRVCPCPRGLACTVRGECCHTECLGGCSRPEDPHACVACRHLYFQGACHRACPPGTYQHESWRCVTAEHCASLRSVPGRASTFGIHQGSCLAQCPPGFTRNDSSIFCHKCEGLCPKECKVGTKTIDSVQAAQDLVGCTHVEGSLILNLRQGYNLELELQHSLGLVETITGFLKIKHSFALVSLGFFKNLKLIRGDTMVDGNYTLYVLDNQNLQQLGSWVAAGLTIPVGKIYFAFNPRLCLEHIYRLEEVTGTKGRQNKAEINPRTNGDRAACQTRTLRFVSNVTEADRILLRWERFEPLEARDLLSFIVYYKESPFQNATEHVGPDACGAQSWNLLDVELPLSRTQEPGVTLTPLKPWTQYAVFVRAITLTTAEDSPHQGAQSPIIYLRTLPAAPTVPQDVISTSNSSSHLLVRWKPPTQRNGNITYYLVLWQRLAEDSDLYLNDYCHRGLRLPTSNNDPRFDREDGELEADREPGCCPCQHPPPGQVLPPLEAQEASFQKKFENFLHNAITIPKSPWKVTSINKSPQRDSGRHRRAAGALRLGGNSSDFEIQEDKVPRERAVLRGLRHFTEYRIDIHACNHAAHTVGCSAATFVFARTMPHREADGIPGKVAWEAASKSSVLLRWLEPPDPNGLILKYEIKYRRLGEEATVLCVSRLRYAKFGGVHLALLPPGNYSARVRATSLAGNGSWTDGVAFYIPGPEEEDSGGLHVLLTVTPVGLMLLIILAALGFFYSRKRSSTLYTSVNPEYFSASHMYIPDEWEVPREQISIIRELGQGSFGMVYEGLAQGLEVGEELTPVALKTVNELASPRERIEFLKEASVMKAFKCHHVVRLLGVVSQGQPTLVIMELMTRGDLKSHLRSLRPEAENNPGLPRPALGDMIQMAGEIADGMAYLAANKFVHRDLAARNCMVSQDFTVKIGDFGMTRDVYETDYYRKGGKGLLPVRWMAPESLKDGIFTTHSDVWSFGVVLWEIVTLAEQPYQGLSNEQVLKFVMDGGVLEELESCPVQLQELMHRCWQQNPRLRPTFTHILDSIQEELRPSFRLLSFYYSPECRGARASLLPTDAEPDSPPTPKGASSDFSPQNGGPGH
- the INSRR gene encoding insulin receptor-related protein isoform X2, which translates into the protein MAVPSLWPWVACLLVILLSLGFSLDTREVCPSLDIRSEVAELRRLENCSVVEGHLQILLMFTATGEDFRGLSFPRLTQVTDYLLLFRVYGLESLRDLFPNLAVIRGARLFLGYALVIFEMPHLRDVGLPALGAVLSGAVRVEKNQELCHLSTIDWGLLQPSPGANHIVGNKLGEECADVCPGVLGATGEPCARTTFSGHTDYRCWTSSHCQRVCPCPRGLACTVRGECCHTECLGGCSRPEDPHACVACRHLYFQGACHRACPPGTYQHESWRCVTAEHCASLRSVPGRASTFGIHQGSCLAQCPPGFTRNDSSIFCHKCEGLCPKECKVGTKTIDSVQAAQDLVGCTHVEGSLILNLRQGCFFKNLKLIRGDTMVDGNYTLYVLDNQNLQQLGSWVAAGLTIPVGKIYFAFNPRLCLEHIYRLEEVTGTKGRQNKAEINPRTNGDRAACQTRTLRFVSNVTEADRILLRWERFEPLEARDLLSFIVYYKESPFQNATEHVGPDACGAQSWNLLDVELPLSRTQEPGVTLTPLKPWTQYAVFVRAITLTTAEDSPHQGAQSPIIYLRTLPAAPTVPQDVISTSNSSSHLLVRWKPPTQRNGNITYYLVLWQRLAEDSDLYLNDYCHRGLRLPTSNNDPRFDREDGELEADREPGCCPCQHPPPGQVLPPLEAQEASFQKKFENFLHNAITIPKSPWKVTSINKSPQRDSGRHRRAAGALRLGGNSSDFEIQEDKVPRERAVLRGLRHFTEYRIDIHACNHAAHTVGCSAATFVFARTMPHREADGIPGKVAWEAASKSSVLLRWLEPPDPNGLILKYEIKYRRLGEEATVLCVSRLRYAKFGGVHLALLPPGNYSARVRATSLAGNGSWTDGVAFYIPGPEEEDSGGLHVLLTVTPVGLMLLIILAALGFFYSRKRSSTLYTSVNPEYFSASHMYIPDEWEVPREQISIIRELGQGSFGMVYEGLAQGLEVGEELTPVALKTVNELASPRERIEFLKEASVMKAFKCHHVVRLLGVVSQGQPTLVIMELMTRGDLKSHLRSLRPEAENNPGLPRPALGDMIQMAGEIADGMAYLAANKFVHRDLAARNCMVSQDFTVKIGDFGMTRDVYETDYYRKGGKGLLPVRWMAPESLKDGIFTTHSDVWSFGVVLWEIVTLAEQPYQGLSNEQVLKFVMDGGVLEELESCPVQLQELMHRCWQQNPRLRPTFTHILDSIQEELRPSFRLLSFYYSPECRGARASLLPTDAEPDSPPTPKGASSDFSPQNGGPGH